The following is a genomic window from Saprospiraceae bacterium.
CGATGATGTAGTTTTCGATTTTTTCATCCATGTACACTTTTTTGACGGACTGTCGGGCCTTTATGATAGAAGCAGGGTCAACTACTGCATTTATTTTCTGAGTGATTTCTCCCAGGATGTTTTTTCTGATGATTTGTTTTTCTTCTTCCTTTGAAGGGTATCCGATATTTACTTTCAACATAAAACGATCTACTTGAGCTTCCGGTAAAGGGTAAGTACCTTCCTGTTCTATCGGGTTTTGTGTTGCAAGCACTAAGAATGGCTCTTCAAGTTTATACGTTTCTTTACCTATGGTGACTTGCTTTTCCTGCATGGCCTCCAGCAATGCACTCTGAACTTTTGCGGGTGCTCTGTTGATTTCGTCGGCAAGGATAAAATTGGCAAATATCGGACCTTTGCGCACAGTAAATTCATTTTTCCCGGGATTGTATATCATGGTACCTATGATATCTGATGGCAGCAGATCCGGAGTAAACTGTATCCGATGAAAATCAGCATCAATAGCCGAAGCCAATGTTTTGATAGCCAGAGTTTTGGCCAATCCGGGTAATCCTTCCAGCAAGACATGACCTTCGGCCAGAAGTCCAAGCATAAGTCTGTCAATCATGTGCCTCTGCCCTACCATGACTTTGGATGTCTCTGCATTCAGCACTTCCAGGAAAGCACTGTCTATGTATATTTGCTGGTTCAATGCTTCTATATCCACAGATGTCTGTATCATATTGCTCTATTTTTTTTAAAATTTGATAGTTAAAAGTTTAATGAAATGCTTTGTATGCAAAAACAGGAGCGCAAATATCGTAAAAATATCTGACTGAAGGCTTTATCACTGTCGCAATAACTAAAACCGTGCTCTTTAATTTCTATGTGCTTTAATTTTTGCATTCCAATACAATGACGCTTTGAGTTTGTTTTAATTTTTATGTTTGAATGTAAGGGATATACTCAAAATAAATTGGTTTGCGAAAATTTAATTTATCAATTTATTCATTTTGAGTATAATGGCGACAGAATTATTTGCAAAATAAATTCTCGTCGGTATAAAATTTCAAACGTACTCATAAAATGGAAGCACAAAATTAGGAATCTTAAAATCAGACATATGAATCATTGTTTTTTTTAACTAAATCTTAACTTCATATGTTAATGATGGAATAATATTTGAATTTCCACAATGAGAATAAATATTTTTAAGACCTTCATCACTCTAATCTTCTTGTTTTCAACATGTTTGCAAAGCTTTGCCGTAGATAGTATCAGCTACGTTGTGATTGTCATGAGAATACCAACTTACGCCGCCAAAATACAATATTTGGATACTCAAATAAGCCAAAAAGACATCTCAGCAAAAAAAAGAAATAGTTTTGTAAAAATAAAAAAAGAAACTGAGCAACAGAGAGATGAATATTTCAGTTTAATCTATGATGCATTTAATACATATTATACAGCAACGGAGGTATATTTTGTACCCGATACTCTGTACAAAAATCTCTTAAGGGGTGAAGCAAAAGTATACATATCATCTGATAGAGCCATCACCCACATTGATTTGAAAAATAAAAAAACCATGTTTATGATTCAGGGCAGAGATGAGTATCAGTTATTGCTTACAAATCAGGACCATTTAAGACCTGGATTTCCATGGCCTTACAAAAAGGGTACATTTCTTGGCGCTATCAAATCACTGATTAATAAGAAATCTTACATCAAAGAACAGGTCAGTTGGTTTGATACGGAAATGACAAAAGCAATAAAACTTTACAATATAAGACACTAACAAATGAAAAGAAGAGTAGAAATGAAAACAACAGGTAGCTTTTGGGTATCACTGTTTATTCTTGTTTGTATGATGTACTCGTGCAAACCAGATAGGGAAACAAAGTCTCAAAAGATCTCTGACATCAAAGAAGAAACTAAGCCCTTACTTGTTGATGAAACACCATCTTTACCTGTAGAAAAGAAGGAAGATCCAATAATTGTTGAAACAAAAAGCGAGACTATACCTGAAGAATGGAAGGAAATCACCGAAAAAAGTGGAATGGTCCTCGATATTAAATATGCTGATGATGACAATTTTACAAAAAAGCAGATATACGATTGCGGCAGATGCTTTTTAAGACCTGAAGCGGTATCTGGTATCGGTAAAGTCCGCAAGGAATTGCTGGATTCTTTTGGATACAACCTAAAGCTATTTGATTGTTTCAGACCACAACCATACCAGCAAAGACTTTGGGATGCTGTTCCCAATCCTGACTATGTTACGCCACCGGCCAAGGGTTCGATGCACAGCAGAGGGCTGGCTGTAGACCTTACTATCATTGATGAATCAGGCGATGAGTTGGATATGGGCACACCTTACGACCATTTGGGCAAAGAAGCTCACACTGACTACAAAGGACACGCTCCGCAGGTTTATAAAAATCGCGAAATCCTTAGAAAGGCCATGGAAAAATATGGATTTAAAGGAATTCGGACAGAATGGTGGCATTACAGCTACAGAGGGAAGTCCTATCCATTGGATGCGTGGGTATGGCCTTGTAAGTGATGAATACTCGTTGAAATAGAATCCAATCATCAAAATTTACCCACCCTAAAGGTGTTCACAAGCCGACGTTTATGGTTCCTTCATTATTGAGTGAACGATTTCACTCAATTTGCTTTGCAACCATTCAGTCACCCTTGAAATGGAGGGGACAAGTTCGTTCTTTGATTACTAGATGTATTATGTTACTAAAATCAGTAATTTTCTGCTTAGCACTAATCTTATCTGCCTGTTCATTCAAGTGTGTTTTTTATGTTACTTAATTTATTTTTTAATTTCCGTCATTAAACATCTAAAATTAAATTTGCCATTGGGAGCCAAATGAAAAAAGTTTAAACACTTAAGAAGTTTATAAGCTTAATTGCTAAAAATTCAATGTCGTTTAGTTAAGGAATTTTTCTATGTTTTTACCCTATCTAAATCTTTCCGTTACAAGGGAAAGATTTCATAAAGATGTCTTAACTAAACGACATGGGCTAAAAATTAATAAATTACCCAAGTCGAAAACAGTGTTAATACCTATATTTGCATGAAATAAATCAATATTTGGAAATCGAATTTGCCGGCCATCAGCTCTTACTACTCCACCAGAAAGCATTATATTTAGGTGACCTGAAAACATTGATCATTGGTGACTTACACCTTGGGAAAATTGAACATTTCAGGTCTTCGGGGATTGGCATGCCTGCAAGGGCGGCAATGCATACTTTTTCCCAATTAACAGATCTTATCTCTGAAATATCACCTGAGAAGGTATTGTTTCTCGGAGATTTGTTCCATTCTGTTAAGAATCATTCGTTTGATTTATTTGATAATGTATTGAATAAATTTCCGGATGTCAGTTTTACCTTGGTTTCAGGCAATCATGATATATTACCGGAAAGTGACTATATCTCACTCCGTATGAGTGTTGTTGAAGAATTAATAATAGAGAATTTGTGGTTTACTCATATTCCATCTACAGTGGCTAAAAAATCTATGATCAATATCTCAGGGCATGTACATCCGGGGGTCAGGCTAAAAGGTAAGGCCAAACAATCGGTTTTACTTCCTTGTTTTTTTGTATCCGAATGTTCTATGATATTACCGGCATTCGGATATTTTACAGGTCATTCGATAGTCCAACCTACCCACAAATCTCGTATATTTGCCATCGCAGACAAAGAAGTATTTGAAGTGCCATTTTGAGACCGGAACTCAGGAAAGTTTAAGAACTTAAGATATCAGCTGGCCATTATAATAAAAATTTGAAACTTATCTTTGTGAACTCGTCATTGAAAATATTGAAAATCAAGTAACTATTCCGATATGATTGCATCTCAATTGATTCATACTATACGAGTGTATATTTAAACTTGAAATAGCGTTTATGAAAATAGTACACACAGCAGACTGGCACATAGGCAAAATATTGCACAGACACGATCTGACAGAAGACATTTCTCTTTTTTTTGATTGGTTGATCCAGTTCTTGAAGGACGAAAAAGCTGACCTGTTACTTGTTTCTGGAGATGTCTTTGATCTCGCCAATCCTGCCAATAAAGATGTCGCTTTGTACTATAAAACGTTGCTGCGCTTATCAGCGTTAAGGATAAAAGTGATCATCACAGGTGGGAATCACGATTCGATCAGCCTATTAGAAGCTCCTGCCGGATTACTCAACACTCTTGATATTCATGTCATAGGTGGTGCCAAAGAAGATATCACTGAAGAAGTCGTACCTTGCTACAACCCCGATGGTAGTGCAGGGTGTGTAGTGTTAGCCGTTCCGTTTTTGAGAGATAAAGATTTGCGGGCTTCACTTCCCGCAGATAAGGCATACGATAAAACAAAAATGACCGAAGCAGGTGTCAGACAACATTATGAAAAACTGGTAAATCATTGTATAAGTACATATGGTGATGATGTGCCAATCATTGCAATGGGGCACTTGATGATGAAAGGAGCTGTAACATCTGACAGTGAGCGCGAAATTCATATTGGAAACCTGGATGGTTTGGTGGTTGATATTGTGCCGGATACGATAGATTATATGGCATTGGGGCATATCCACAAACCACAAAAAGTTCAGAATCTAGCTCATATCAGATACAGCGGGTCTCCGATTTTCCTTGACTTTTCAGAAAGAAATTATGAAAAAAAAGTTATAGTCCTGGACGTAAATGGTAAAAAAGATGTTCAAATTGTATCTTCAAAAATTCCTGTATCGAGAGATATGTTGCGTTTTTCAGGCAATTTGGAGTCGGTCAAAGCTCAACTTACCAATTTTAGAAATGAGAAACAATTATGTGCATTTATTGAATTGGATGTTGTCGAAGATAGTTTCAATATATTAAAGGTACAGGAACTTGAAGAATGGAGAGAAAAAACCAATTCAGATACATATAAAATTCTAAAATCTAGAATTTCATTTCCCGCAGATGGATCAAACACATTAACTAATTCATTTTCATCCATCAATAAATCTATCAACGAATTGTCACCATTAGACATATTCCGACAAAAGCTGGATGAGAGCAAGATAGATCCTGAAACATCAACTTCACTGACAGAAGCATACATGTTATTACTGGAAGAGTTGAATCATTAATATACTTCATGCATGAAAATCATAAAACTTAGATTCAAGAATATTCACTCCTTTAAAGGAAGTCATGAAGTGGACTTCACTCAACCGCCATTATCCAATTCTGGTTTGTTTGCCATCACAGGGTCGACTGGTGCTGGCAAATCTACTATCCTGGATGTGATCACGCTGGCACTTTTTAATCAGATACCAAGATTTGACAGTAAAATCACCAATACTGAAATCGAAACTCTGGGCTCTGTCATGACGCATTTTTCGGATGATGCTTATGCAGAAGTCGAATATCAGACAGGCAATGATACCTACAGGTCCACCTGGAAAATATCTAAGACAAGGAATAACACTCTTCGGGAATATGAAATGTTCCTGGCCAATATACAGGATGAAAAATATTTAGATCTGAAAAAATCTGAAGTACCCAAAAAAAATGAAGAGATCATTGGCCTGAATTATGACCAGTTTATAAGGTCTATCATACTGTCACAAGGCGAATTTGCTAAATTTCTAAAAGCCGACAAGGCTGAAAGAACGTTTTTACTTGAGGAAATTACCGGGTCAAAAATCTATAGAGCTTTAGGGAAAGCTGCTTATGAAAAAGCCAAAATAAAACGTGAAGAAATCAACCAACTCAAGATCAGAAAGGACGCCATACCTATATTGTCAGACGAGCAAATATCCATTAAATCAGCCTTGATAGTCACTAATACAAGTATGATTAAAAAGACTGATCTGGAAATACTGTCATGTAAAAATACTCTGAGTCTTTTGGAGAAAAAGTTGCAAATCTCACAAAAGAGGATAGATGTAGAAGGGGCTATGACCTTACTTAGGCAAAGGATTTCTGATTTTGAAATGCAGGAAACGCTATTAAAAAAACACCAAAATCTTGACATATTTCGGAGTGAACTTACACTTTGGAAACACGAAGATCAACTTGCATCCGATAGCCAAAAAGAAATTGAAAACTGCAAAACAGCTGTTGGAACTCAGGAAAAACTGTTGGGCGAAGCCATACAAAAGATGATGGTTTTTACGAAAGAAGATATCAATGAAGAAAAATTTCTTTCGGAGATGAAAAAATTTGAAAATAAGATCATCCGTCTGGATGGTGAATTAATGCTTCTGAAAGAAAAAGGAACACTTGCACGCGCTGAACTGAATGAAATCTTAAACAATCCAAATTATGCCAAATATGCAGGGCCTATCCAACACTTAAAGCAAATAAATGAGCAGTGGGAACTATGCCGAAATCAGCTGTCAAATGTAGTAAATCGAAAGCCATTTTCTGAAAATGATGAACAACTCAGATTAAAAATCAGGTCATTGACAGAGGAATTGTCCAGGCAGGAGTCAAAGTTTGTTGCAGTGAAAGCTTACTATCTTGCCATGGAAGAATCAAATATCTTACTTAAAAGTAAGGCTAAATTTGCAGACCTGCAACATAGTTTAGCCATAGAAATCGAAAGACTCAATACGGATATTAATATTTTGGTTCCTGATATTGCATCACTTCAAAAAAAGAAAGAAGAACAATTTAAAGTAGCAGCTCTTGATGAACAACGTAAATTGCTGAAAGATGATGAACCCTGCCCTTTGTGCGGTTCAATCCATCATCCATATGCTGAGGATCAAGTGTATTCAGATTTGGGGAAGACAGAAGCCAGCATATTAGTTCTGCAACAACAACTTGACACATGCAGAAACGAATTATTGAAACATACCGCAGAACTTTCATCTGTAATTTCAAACATGGGGTCAGCCGAAAAAGAGATGGAATACAAGTCAAGTGTGATTTCTAAAATATTGCAGGAATATCCTGACTTTGCCAAATCTGAAAATATATCTGACACTATCGGCAATAGTATATCTCTATTAAAAATGGAAATTAATGCAGTCGAATCAGAAATCGAAGCAAGAGCGGCTTTTAATTTTTATGCTCAATGTGATACGAAGCTCGAAACACTGAATGATGCTTCAAAAAAATTTATAGAACTGCATCAGCAGCGAAACTCATTGTATCAGGGCAGCGATATCAATGGCGATGCAGATGCCATCCAAAATGAATATATATCTGCCAGAGATATCAGTAAAGAATGGAAGAGTACACTTCAGAATTTGCAAAAGAGTTACAATCTGCATCAGGAGACACAACAAATCAGAGAAAAGCAGCTGTTAATCGATCTGAGTTCATTGGGTTATCACGATGTCCGGTCTGCATTGAATGACATACTCAGCGATCAAACATTCAGACAAATCATCTTTGAAAAAGAAAAAATCACAAAGGAAGAAACAGAATTGAATAGCACGTTGCTAAATCTGAAAATGGAGTATGATGAACTTAAAATGCCGGAAGATGTCGAAAACAACATACCTGAACTGAAAAGTAAAATCGATTTGATGCAGGCTGAAAAGGACCAAATTATTCACTCTAATGGTGCTCTAACCAATGAGCTGGAAAACGACGTGAAGTCAAAGTCTTTGATCAGCGAAGTGGAAGATTTACTGACTGAGAAGAACAAAGATGCTGAAGTATGGTACATTTTGGACAAACTCATAGGGGATGCCACAGGCACAAAGTATGCAAGATTTGCACAGAATCTCAGTCTGAAACATCTGATTGACCTGGCCAACAGAAGGCTTGTAAAACTAACCGACAGGTACCAATTAGTGTATACTGACATAGAATCAGACTTGACTATCAGTGACTTATATCAGGGCAATATCAGACGGAGCGTCAAAACACTATCTGGTGGAGAGTCTTTTATCGTTTCTCTGGCACTTGCCCTTAGCCTTGCGGATATGGCATCTCAAAATGTAAGACTTGATAGCTTGTTTATTGATGAAGGATTCGGGACTTTAGATGCAGAAACTCTTGAGACTGCCATTGGTACCCTGGAAACACTGCAATCAGAAAGCGACAGGACTATTGGCATTATTTCGCACGTAGAAAGTCTTAAAGAAAGAATTTCAACACAAATAAAGGTTATAAAAAATACCTCAGGTTATGCGGAGATTGAGGTGGTAGGGTAGATATATCATTTTTTTCCTTTTACCTTTTGTCCTCTTGTTTTAGGTTTTCCGTATTTGACATGCATTTTGTCTTTATGAGATACCTTGTTATTTTCTTTGGTGTTTTTTTTCTTTTTCTCATGAAAGGCAGACCCGTCTTCTTTTATCCTGGGGAGTTTTCCCAAAATATTTTTCATGTTGATCTTAGGTAGTTCGGCATCTGTCAGTATATCTGATATAATAAGTCCTTCAGGAAGAGTCAATTTCGGAATTTCAAATTCCATAAATTTTTCTATTTCATCCAGCATATCTGTTTCAATGTCTCCAATAAAGGATATGGATTCTCCTTTTTTGTCTGCACGACCGGTACGACCAATTCTATGTACATAATTCTGCGGCTCATCAGGCAAATCAAAATTGATCACATGCGAAACGTCTTCAATGTCAAGTCCCCTTGCTATGATATCCGTGGCAATCAAAACTCTGAAAGTGCCGTCATCAAATTTTCTGACTGCATTAAACCTGAAATTCTGGTCTTTATTTGAGTGGATGACACCTGTAGTATCCGGATACAACTTGACAACTCTTTCATATAGTTCATCAGCCAATGCCTTGGTTGAAACAAAGATCAGGATTTTGGTCATTTCGGTATTTTCCCTGAGTATGAGCTCGAGTAGGTTGATCTTTGTGTTGAAATTTGGGACCCGGTAGATTACCTGATTTATATTGGAGAGCGGAGCACCTGATGGAGCAGCTTCTATTTTTTCGGGTGTGTCAAAATATTCGTCGATCAACATTTCTACATCTTCGGTGATGGTAGCAGAAAACATTAGATTTTGCCTTTTTTCCGGCAATAAATCCAAAATATGCTCCAATTGAGAACGAAAACCAAGGGCCAGCATCTCATCTACCTCGTCGATGACTAATTTTTTGATAAGTTTGAAGTTGAGAGTGCCGTGATAGCCCATATCGAGGACTCGTCCCGGAGTACCAATAAGAATGTCAACTCCTTCTGCCACTTCAAATGCTTGTGTTTTTAAGTTGGTACCTCCATACACTGCTTTCACCACGATATTCATATACTTACCCAACATCCTGGCTTCTTCCATCACTTGTACTGCCAACTCTCGGGTAGGCACAATGATCAAAATACTGGCATGTCGGGTTTTAGTAAAAGTCCAGGATTTAAAAAGTGGTATAAGGTAAGCAAGGGTTTTTCCTGTACCCGTTTGGGCAATTGCCTGAACATCCCTTCCTGACATGATGGCAGATAAAGCTTTCTTTTGAATTGTGGTCGGGTGCACCAATCCTTCTTCTTGCAGTGCTTTCCACAAGGGATTAGAGAGGTTCAGGTCATCAAAAGTTATTGTGGTGGAGTTCATTAAACTTTTTTAGGTGGCAAATCAAATGCCGTTGATAAGTTTTCAAAACCATTGCGATGGGAGCCATCACAAAAAGGCTTGTTGCCAGAAAGTCCACATCTGCATAGTCCTAAAGTAGTACGACCCTGGAGACCATATTCATTTCCATTGGCATCCACAATGATAAATTCACCTTCGACCTTAAGGGAACCATTGTTGTTTACTGTTATTTTTGTTGCTGACATTTTTAATAGGATTACTATTTTCTAAAATATATTACTTCATGTTCTTAGACAAAAAAAGAGACACTTAGTTGCAAAATGTCTCTTTTGGTGGCCTCACCAGGAATCGAACCTGGATCAAGAGTTTAGGAAACTCCTATTCTATCCGTTGAACTATGAGACCAAAAGGATTTTAGTGCTTGTTTAATTTTTAAATTAATCCACAATAAGGAAAATTTTATTTTATGAGACAAGACTAAATATTATCTTTAAGGAATAAAATTTGCCGCTTATGGTCAATTGATAAAATATTTCCAAAAACCTAAAATAGGTGACAAAGGTATAAAAAATATTTTAAATATGCTAAAACATATAACCTTGGTGTGCATAACAAATTGCACAAATACCTAAATTCCCTCTTTACCCTCAACTGAAGGTACGACCCACGCAAAATTCGTTCAATATTTTGGTACTGGCAATCAATCATCAAATTCAGGTTGCATCACGACTATGTCATGGGTGGCCGGTGAGCTAAATAAGGTAACTATTTTGAACTCTGATTCATAATACACTGATTCTAAAGCAATAAAAATTTAAACATACTCTTTGCATATTTGTTATCTTTGCACCTTAAATTTTTATTTGATTTTGCTATATCGACAAGTCCAGGCTGAATTACCCACAAAATGGGGAAGTTTTATTATATATGCTTATGCTCAAAACAGGGACGAGCAACAGCCAAATATAGCATTGATCCACAGAGACGTTGATATATCAGGTAGCGTTGCCGTAAGAATCCACTCTGAATGCATCACAGGTGACCTCTTTGGTTCAAAACGTTGTGATTGCGGCGAGCAATTCGAACACTCCATGAAAATAATCGGTGAAAAAAAAGGTTTAATGATTTATCTGAGGCAAGAAGGCAGAGGTATTGGACTTATCAATAAATTGGATGCATACAATCTTCAGGATAGAGGATATGACACTTTTGAAGCCAATGTTCATTTGGGTTTTGAGCCGGATGAAAGGGATTTTCAAATTGCAATAGAGATATTGAATGACCTGAATATCAAACAGATAGACCTGATTACCAATAATCCTGATAAAATTGCAGCTATTGATCGTTCATCAATAAAATTGGTAAGCAGGATTCCTGTCGTCATTCCTTCCAAAACTGAAAATGAACGCTACCTCAAGGTAAAACAAGATGTGATGGGACACCTTTTATAATTATTTTAAGCTATGGATGTAGTACAGTTTACAGAATATTGTCTCAGCAAACCAGGAGTGAGTGAGTCATTCCCATTTGGAGGTGATACATTGGTTTTTAAAGTATCAGATAAAATATTTGCTTTAACAGGAATTGATACCGTTCCATTTAGAGTTAATTTGAAATGTGATCCTGTATGGGCATTGGAACTCAGAGAGGAGTACGACGAGATTATTCCCGGCTATCACATGAACAAAAAACATTGGAATACAGTCATGATGGAAGGTGGGCTTGAGATTGCCCTTATCAAAAAACTCATTGACCACTCCTATCATCTTGTGGCAAAGTCACTCCCTAAAAAAGATCAGGAGGCTCTTGGACTGGTATGAGAAAGTTTGACTATATTGTGGTAGGGCAGGGAATAGCAGGTACCTTGATGGCCTGGAACCTGCACCTTGCAGGACAAAAAGTACTTATCATAGACAACCATCATATTGGGTCATCTTCCATAGTAGCTGCAGGCATTGTCAATCCTATAACAGGGAAAAACTATGTGACAAGCTGGAGAATTCAGGAGTTTCTTCCCGTAGCCTTACAGACATACGATGCATTGAACCAGCATTATGGATTTATGTGCTACACACATGCCAATATATTGCGAGCTTTATATTCTGGTTCTGATGAAAATACCTGGTTGGCAAAGTCGGCAGAACCTGACATGAAGCAATTCATATGTGAAGAAGTTGATTTGGATACTTACACAGGCAAAGTACACCAACAGCTGAGTTACGGAGAACTGCAAGGCACCTTTTATGTAAATATGGCTATGATAATGAGTGCTGTCCAAGCTGAATGGACCACTCAGGAGGCTTACATGAAGGAGTGCTTCCAGTATGATCAATTAAATATATCGCCTGATGGTTTCTTATATAAAGAAAACAAAAGCAAAGGGATAATATTTTGTGAGGGGTATAAAGCGAATTCTAATCCCTATTTTCCAAAAATAGGATTGGCACCTTCTAAGGGGGAGGTACTGATCGTCAAAATACCCAGTGCAGGATTTAAAAAAATGTATAAGGATGGTATTTTTTTTGTTCCTCAGGGTGATGATACATATTGGGTTGGATCCGGTTATGAAAGGAATGCTACTGATGACCATCCGACTCAGAAAAATTATGACATCTTGGCTGCAGAGTTGGAAAGGGTGTTAAAAGTACCCTATGAAATCATCGGTCATAAAGCTGCGATCAGACCCACTATGCAAAATCGAAGACCTATATTTAAAGAGCATGAAAATATAGAAGGAATGTATCTGTTTAATGGTCTTGGTACTAAAGGCGCAAGTATAGGGCCTTTTTATGCCACCCAAAGTTCACGATATATAGTTGAAAAAAATGCTGGAAAATATTCATTTTAAAACCCAATTCAAATATGAACTATAAAATCACAGTTTCTGAAGTCATTAATGCAGATAAAAATAAAGTAAGGGAATACTATACCAATCCGAAGCATATAGTCAACTGGAACTTTGCTGACCCGAGCTGGCACTGTCCGAAGGCAGAAAATGATATGAGAGTCGGCGGCGTCTACAAAGCCCGAATGGAGGCCAAAGATGGAAGTTTTGGGTTTGATTTTATTGCCACATATAAAGAAATTGATCCTGGTAACCAA
Proteins encoded in this region:
- a CDS encoding MoxR family ATPase — translated: MIQTSVDIEALNQQIYIDSAFLEVLNAETSKVMVGQRHMIDRLMLGLLAEGHVLLEGLPGLAKTLAIKTLASAIDADFHRIQFTPDLLPSDIIGTMIYNPGKNEFTVRKGPIFANFILADEINRAPAKVQSALLEAMQEKQVTIGKETYKLEEPFLVLATQNPIEQEGTYPLPEAQVDRFMLKVNIGYPSKEEEKQIIRKNILGEITQKINAVVDPASIIKARQSVKKVYMDEKIENYIIDIVFATRIPEQYKMESIKPLLSYGASPRASINLALAAKAHAFMQRRGYVLPDDIRNVCKDVMRHRIGLSYEAEAENVTHEDIITKVINTIPVP
- a CDS encoding M15 family metallopeptidase translates to MVLDIKYADDDNFTKKQIYDCGRCFLRPEAVSGIGKVRKELLDSFGYNLKLFDCFRPQPYQQRLWDAVPNPDYVTPPAKGSMHSRGLAVDLTIIDESGDELDMGTPYDHLGKEAHTDYKGHAPQVYKNREILRKAMEKYGFKGIRTEWWHYSYRGKSYPLDAWVWPCK
- the pdeM gene encoding ligase-associated DNA damage response endonuclease PdeM, translating into MEIEFAGHQLLLLHQKALYLGDLKTLIIGDLHLGKIEHFRSSGIGMPARAAMHTFSQLTDLISEISPEKVLFLGDLFHSVKNHSFDLFDNVLNKFPDVSFTLVSGNHDILPESDYISLRMSVVEELIIENLWFTHIPSTVAKKSMINISGHVHPGVRLKGKAKQSVLLPCFFVSECSMILPAFGYFTGHSIVQPTHKSRIFAIADKEVFEVPF
- the sbcD gene encoding exonuclease subunit SbcD — protein: MKIVHTADWHIGKILHRHDLTEDISLFFDWLIQFLKDEKADLLLVSGDVFDLANPANKDVALYYKTLLRLSALRIKVIITGGNHDSISLLEAPAGLLNTLDIHVIGGAKEDITEEVVPCYNPDGSAGCVVLAVPFLRDKDLRASLPADKAYDKTKMTEAGVRQHYEKLVNHCISTYGDDVPIIAMGHLMMKGAVTSDSEREIHIGNLDGLVVDIVPDTIDYMALGHIHKPQKVQNLAHIRYSGSPIFLDFSERNYEKKVIVLDVNGKKDVQIVSSKIPVSRDMLRFSGNLESVKAQLTNFRNEKQLCAFIELDVVEDSFNILKVQELEEWREKTNSDTYKILKSRISFPADGSNTLTNSFSSINKSINELSPLDIFRQKLDESKIDPETSTSLTEAYMLLLEELNH
- a CDS encoding AAA family ATPase yields the protein MKIIKLRFKNIHSFKGSHEVDFTQPPLSNSGLFAITGSTGAGKSTILDVITLALFNQIPRFDSKITNTEIETLGSVMTHFSDDAYAEVEYQTGNDTYRSTWKISKTRNNTLREYEMFLANIQDEKYLDLKKSEVPKKNEEIIGLNYDQFIRSIILSQGEFAKFLKADKAERTFLLEEITGSKIYRALGKAAYEKAKIKREEINQLKIRKDAIPILSDEQISIKSALIVTNTSMIKKTDLEILSCKNTLSLLEKKLQISQKRIDVEGAMTLLRQRISDFEMQETLLKKHQNLDIFRSELTLWKHEDQLASDSQKEIENCKTAVGTQEKLLGEAIQKMMVFTKEDINEEKFLSEMKKFENKIIRLDGELMLLKEKGTLARAELNEILNNPNYAKYAGPIQHLKQINEQWELCRNQLSNVVNRKPFSENDEQLRLKIRSLTEELSRQESKFVAVKAYYLAMEESNILLKSKAKFADLQHSLAIEIERLNTDINILVPDIASLQKKKEEQFKVAALDEQRKLLKDDEPCPLCGSIHHPYAEDQVYSDLGKTEASILVLQQQLDTCRNELLKHTAELSSVISNMGSAEKEMEYKSSVISKILQEYPDFAKSENISDTIGNSISLLKMEINAVESEIEARAAFNFYAQCDTKLETLNDASKKFIELHQQRNSLYQGSDINGDADAIQNEYISARDISKEWKSTLQNLQKSYNLHQETQQIREKQLLIDLSSLGYHDVRSALNDILSDQTFRQIIFEKEKITKEETELNSTLLNLKMEYDELKMPEDVENNIPELKSKIDLMQAEKDQIIHSNGALTNELENDVKSKSLISEVEDLLTEKNKDAEVWYILDKLIGDATGTKYARFAQNLSLKHLIDLANRRLVKLTDRYQLVYTDIESDLTISDLYQGNIRRSVKTLSGGESFIVSLALALSLADMASQNVRLDSLFIDEGFGTLDAETLETAIGTLETLQSESDRTIGIISHVESLKERISTQIKVIKNTSGYAEIEVVG
- a CDS encoding DEAD/DEAH box helicase, yielding MTFDDLNLSNPLWKALQEEGLVHPTTIQKKALSAIMSGRDVQAIAQTGTGKTLAYLIPLFKSWTFTKTRHASILIIVPTRELAVQVMEEARMLGKYMNIVVKAVYGGTNLKTQAFEVAEGVDILIGTPGRVLDMGYHGTLNFKLIKKLVIDEVDEMLALGFRSQLEHILDLLPEKRQNLMFSATITEDVEMLIDEYFDTPEKIEAAPSGAPLSNINQVIYRVPNFNTKINLLELILRENTEMTKILIFVSTKALADELYERVVKLYPDTTGVIHSNKDQNFRFNAVRKFDDGTFRVLIATDIIARGLDIEDVSHVINFDLPDEPQNYVHRIGRTGRADKKGESISFIGDIETDMLDEIEKFMEFEIPKLTLPEGLIISDILTDAELPKINMKNILGKLPRIKEDGSAFHEKKKKNTKENNKVSHKDKMHVKYGKPKTRGQKVKGKK
- a CDS encoding CDGSH iron-sulfur domain-containing protein, with the translated sequence MSATKITVNNNGSLKVEGEFIIVDANGNEYGLQGRTTLGLCRCGLSGNKPFCDGSHRNGFENLSTAFDLPPKKV
- the ribA gene encoding GTP cyclohydrolase II; protein product: MLYRQVQAELPTKWGSFIIYAYAQNRDEQQPNIALIHRDVDISGSVAVRIHSECITGDLFGSKRCDCGEQFEHSMKIIGEKKGLMIYLRQEGRGIGLINKLDAYNLQDRGYDTFEANVHLGFEPDERDFQIAIEILNDLNIKQIDLITNNPDKIAAIDRSSIKLVSRIPVVIPSKTENERYLKVKQDVMGHLL
- a CDS encoding MmcQ/YjbR family DNA-binding protein, producing MDVVQFTEYCLSKPGVSESFPFGGDTLVFKVSDKIFALTGIDTVPFRVNLKCDPVWALELREEYDEIIPGYHMNKKHWNTVMMEGGLEIALIKKLIDHSYHLVAKSLPKKDQEALGLV